One Sporocytophaga myxococcoides DNA segment encodes these proteins:
- a CDS encoding DUF4200 domain-containing protein, with protein MKRIKFLAAALCLCSGSLFAQSPSYTPGSNIAAGKTTGAYRIYGNTGSSDGPGIEFYGKDDASRSGSLAFSIYPTQTSSHYGYYFTKYTGTTWKSQFAINKYGFAGFGEFAGWDITAPLQVDKNFGRVGIGTLGVSSFGDAPGAYSTAASLAGGIGYIGFNALRQTDNAIGINSDGTNNGGAIIAGTIKGGLNFITFKSGGYGSATATQWASTSQLAASIRMSINPNGKVFIGDPASVSNYETLNDFGLYVKGGGVRAERFKCDLSTSGWADYVFEPTYKLKPLEEVEQFIKENKHLPEVPSAKKVEADGIDVAEMDAILLKKIEELTLYMIELKKENAEMKKELELLQK; from the coding sequence ATGAAAAGAATCAAATTTTTAGCAGCAGCTTTATGCTTATGTTCAGGCAGTTTATTTGCTCAGAGTCCATCTTATACACCAGGATCAAATATTGCTGCGGGAAAGACCACCGGAGCATATAGGATCTATGGTAATACTGGAAGTTCAGATGGTCCTGGCATCGAGTTTTATGGAAAGGATGATGCAAGCAGATCAGGTTCCTTAGCATTTAGCATTTATCCAACCCAAACATCATCACATTATGGCTATTATTTTACAAAGTATACAGGAACTACATGGAAGTCCCAGTTTGCTATAAATAAGTATGGGTTTGCCGGCTTTGGTGAGTTCGCAGGTTGGGATATAACGGCACCCCTTCAGGTCGATAAAAACTTTGGTAGAGTAGGAATAGGTACCCTTGGTGTGAGCTCATTTGGTGATGCTCCTGGAGCATACAGTACTGCTGCTTCATTGGCAGGAGGTATTGGTTATATAGGCTTTAATGCATTGCGTCAGACAGATAATGCTATAGGTATAAATTCTGATGGTACCAATAATGGAGGCGCTATCATTGCAGGAACTATAAAAGGAGGTCTTAATTTTATAACCTTTAAGAGCGGAGGTTATGGATCGGCTACGGCAACCCAATGGGCGTCTACATCACAACTTGCTGCCTCTATAAGAATGTCAATAAATCCTAACGGTAAAGTTTTTATCGGGGATCCTGCGAGTGTATCTAATTACGAGACGTTAAATGACTTCGGCCTTTATGTAAAAGGTGGAGGAGTAAGAGCCGAAAGATTCAAATGTGATCTTTCAACTTCCGGTTGGGCAGACTATGTATTTGAGCCAACTTATAAGTTAAAGCCACTTGAGGAAGTAGAACAATTTATTAAAGAAAACAAGCATCTTCCGGAAGTACCATCAGCAAAGAAAGTAGAAGCAGATGGGATTGATGTTGCAGAAATGGATGCAATATTATTAAAGAAAATCGAAGAATTGACTCTTTATATGATTGAGCTTAAGAAAGAGAATGCAGAAATGAAGAAGGAGCTTGAATTGCTTCAGAAATAA
- a CDS encoding T9SS type A sorting domain-containing protein: MYQTIKSSMLMLTMLLLASIYANGQTSYAPNGGPFTPSGDLRVLVIYAGFEGDCSNDQNNGGSAWPLGTNCDALPSFASNLFYDDFTDFASGNTDKTLSNYFYQASRLNPTRSPLRIVGEVYPKRVSISGTSADNYKVFQKIELTDPTFNWSRYDNRINSPDFKYDYSTWGSGDGKIDYVVVIYRKLGSAGYASVGNYTGTGFSVVSNCGFTMDKALFGDVENGVKGLFIHELAHTLINYPHLNNANNVHGSMLFAGGGWGFMENNINFSTNAFEKWYLGWLDIPTGKHITSAAQNGTYTLTDFNTTGDFMVIDLPFTSQRLWVENHIKTNPFEERLAFHNDGCSNPSDPSPQGVLMFVEDMTFSRNTILSALSPSYCNKTKSLHAAGNYDYLRTGSASTTCSWGNNYFDYTLTANPFGQHNDITGIRDNYPTESDPNKITYIRSYNNSTTETGNKRCEDLAVWKRSGVYDMDHWIGSQMAFGNILNQKVGMSYNPAVTNIQTYDQTNEVLSPIYLNGISIKFTGKDGSGNITVEVKYNDTDIERDQRLSGNLVLNDIPDAAIDLKVKSGKTLTIDRTGTPDRITKLNGEFFNPTLLTVKSGAVVQTEMTSIVNIKDNSKVIFENGSTLTVAQASPFTVADEAYLEFNETAQLNIGPTFFTVQPTAELCIKNTNNVLLAGTLTYHSEVWKGSGPLTSVIAPGDYKYLGSVIISNATANLASDITITARDYIEILLNTDIVAASTGAFTAQIGTIQTNCSLSSPRIAVTETLQESEIHLEEFNTGCFRYASLGDDHDHEHPYTTNALESMIIVSPVPSNQMVDVRSMDGLILDVHLNDMSGQIKQSIKSANSLEAKMDISSLPDGVYMLNIKTTMGTVNKKIVKVN, translated from the coding sequence ATGTATCAAACTATAAAAAGCTCAATGTTGATGCTGACTATGCTTTTGCTGGCATCAATTTATGCAAATGGGCAGACATCATACGCTCCCAATGGAGGGCCATTCACTCCTTCAGGTGATTTGCGGGTTCTGGTGATCTATGCAGGATTTGAAGGAGATTGTTCAAATGATCAGAATAACGGTGGTTCGGCTTGGCCCCTAGGAACTAACTGTGATGCTTTGCCATCATTTGCCAGTAACTTATTTTACGATGATTTCACTGATTTTGCTTCTGGTAATACAGATAAAACATTATCAAATTACTTTTATCAGGCTTCAAGGTTAAATCCTACCAGAAGTCCGTTAAGGATTGTTGGTGAGGTTTATCCTAAAAGGGTAAGTATCTCAGGCACTAGTGCAGATAATTATAAAGTGTTTCAGAAAATTGAACTGACTGATCCCACTTTTAATTGGTCACGTTATGATAACAGGATAAATAGTCCAGATTTCAAATATGATTATAGCACTTGGGGCAGCGGTGATGGAAAAATCGATTATGTAGTTGTCATTTATAGAAAGCTTGGTAGTGCAGGGTATGCTTCAGTTGGCAACTATACCGGAACCGGTTTTTCAGTTGTTAGTAATTGCGGATTTACCATGGATAAAGCCTTATTTGGTGATGTAGAAAATGGTGTTAAAGGATTGTTTATTCACGAACTGGCGCACACTCTTATAAACTATCCCCACTTAAATAATGCAAACAATGTGCATGGATCTATGCTGTTTGCAGGAGGAGGATGGGGCTTTATGGAGAATAACATAAACTTTAGTACAAACGCCTTTGAAAAGTGGTATTTGGGTTGGTTGGATATTCCAACAGGAAAGCATATTACATCTGCAGCCCAGAATGGAACATATACTTTAACGGATTTTAATACTACAGGTGATTTTATGGTGATAGATTTACCATTTACAAGTCAAAGACTGTGGGTGGAAAATCATATTAAAACGAATCCTTTCGAGGAACGGCTTGCATTCCACAATGATGGATGTAGTAATCCTTCCGATCCGTCACCCCAAGGAGTTTTAATGTTTGTTGAGGACATGACATTTAGCCGAAATACAATTTTGAGCGCATTAAGCCCTTCATATTGCAATAAAACCAAGTCTCTTCATGCTGCTGGAAATTATGATTATTTAAGAACGGGGTCTGCATCAACAACTTGCTCATGGGGTAATAATTACTTTGATTATACCTTAACTGCCAATCCTTTTGGACAGCATAATGATATTACAGGTATAAGAGATAATTATCCTACTGAGAGTGACCCTAATAAAATTACCTATATTAGATCGTATAATAATAGTACCACAGAAACAGGCAATAAGAGATGTGAGGATTTGGCTGTTTGGAAAAGAAGTGGCGTTTATGATATGGATCACTGGATAGGTTCTCAGATGGCTTTTGGTAATATTCTTAATCAAAAGGTTGGGATGAGCTATAATCCTGCAGTTACGAATATTCAAACGTATGATCAAACAAATGAAGTTTTGAGTCCGATTTACCTTAACGGTATTTCCATTAAGTTTACTGGTAAAGATGGAAGTGGAAATATTACAGTTGAAGTGAAATACAATGACACTGATATTGAACGGGATCAAAGATTGTCAGGAAACCTAGTACTTAATGATATTCCGGATGCAGCTATAGATCTAAAGGTTAAAAGCGGAAAGACTCTTACAATTGATAGAACTGGCACACCGGATAGGATAACAAAATTAAATGGTGAATTTTTTAATCCTACTTTGTTAACAGTAAAATCCGGTGCAGTAGTTCAGACAGAGATGACCTCTATTGTAAATATTAAAGATAATTCAAAAGTTATTTTTGAAAACGGTTCAACTCTGACGGTTGCTCAGGCTAGCCCTTTCACTGTGGCAGATGAGGCATATCTTGAGTTTAATGAAACTGCACAATTAAATATTGGTCCAACCTTTTTTACAGTTCAGCCAACAGCAGAATTATGTATTAAGAATACAAATAATGTTTTACTTGCTGGTACATTGACATATCATAGTGAAGTATGGAAAGGGTCTGGTCCGCTTACAAGTGTAATTGCTCCTGGTGATTATAAGTACCTTGGAAGCGTTATCATTAGCAATGCAACTGCAAATCTTGCTTCTGATATTACCATAACTGCCAGAGACTATATTGAGATTCTTCTAAACACCGATATTGTAGCTGCTTCAACTGGGGCATTTACAGCTCAGATAGGAACAATTCAGACAAATTGCTCTTTGTCTAGTCCGAGAATAGCGGTGACAGAAACCTTGCAAGAATCAGAGATCCATCTTGAAGAATTTAATACTGGGTGCTTCAGATATGCTTCTTTGGGTGACGATCATGATCATGAGCATCCATATACAACGAATGCCCTGGAATCTATGATCATCGTTTCTCCGGTTCCTTCCAATCAAATGGTTGATGTGCGTTCAATGGATGGTCTGATACTTGATGTTCATTTGAATGATATGAGTGGCCAGATTAAACAATCTATAAAATCTGCAAATTCATTGGAAGCAAAAATGGATATTTCTTCTTTACCTGATGGTGTTTACATGCTAAATATTAAAACAACTATGGGTACGGTAAATAAAAAGATTGTAAAAGTCAATTAA
- a CDS encoding RNA methyltransferase, translating to MKKLKLDELNRLSVDEYKSSDKHPVVLVLDNIRSMHNVGAGFRTGDAFKVEKLYLCGVTARPPHREIHKSALGAEDSVAWEYFAKTSDAIIRLKEEGYIIASVEQAEGSQMLQDFAPDKNAKYAFVFGNEVFGVEEDVVALTDICLEIPQFGTKHSFNVSVTMGIVLWDYAAKVIL from the coding sequence ATGAAAAAGTTGAAACTAGATGAGTTGAACCGCCTGAGCGTGGATGAGTATAAAAGTTCTGACAAACACCCTGTTGTTCTGGTTCTTGACAACATCAGAAGCATGCACAACGTTGGAGCGGGATTCAGAACCGGGGATGCCTTTAAAGTTGAAAAGCTTTATTTGTGTGGAGTAACAGCCAGGCCTCCTCACAGAGAAATACACAAAAGTGCTTTAGGAGCTGAAGATTCCGTTGCATGGGAGTATTTTGCAAAAACTTCAGATGCCATCATCAGGCTTAAGGAGGAGGGCTATATAATTGCCTCTGTGGAACAAGCAGAAGGCAGTCAGATGCTTCAGGATTTTGCGCCTGATAAAAATGCTAAGTATGCATTTGTTTTTGGCAATGAAGTGTTTGGAGTAGAAGAAGATGTGGTCGCGCTGACTGACATTTGCCTTGAAATCCCGCAGTTTGGGACAAAACACAGTTTTAATGTGTCAGTGACAATGGGAATTGTATTATGGGATTATGCTGCAAAAGTGATTTTATAA
- a CDS encoding SMP-30/gluconolactonase/LRE family protein: MLNLRQLFLPFVLFVAASFTVNSRSGEPTLQKKWETEAVLKTPESVIFDAKRNVLYVANINGDGSVHDGNGFITKLGTDGKITELEWVKGLDAPKGMGIVENKLYVSDINKVVVIDILSGKIEKSFTIEGAVFLNDITTDISGNVYISDSSNKKIYLLKDGTTSLWLENNVFEKPNGLLALKDGLRVIDMKGGKFYNVSYDKKNTEVIAENIPSGDGIVEINKGAYLISNWNGEVNYIKGKTVSKLLDTKDEKINAADIWYVPQQKLVLVPTFFGNKLVAYTFIDK, from the coding sequence ATGCTCAATCTTAGACAATTATTCCTGCCTTTTGTGCTGTTTGTTGCAGCGTCATTTACCGTAAACTCAAGATCCGGAGAGCCAACTCTTCAAAAGAAATGGGAAACGGAAGCGGTATTGAAAACTCCTGAATCAGTCATCTTTGATGCGAAAAGAAATGTGCTGTATGTTGCCAATATCAATGGAGACGGATCAGTTCATGATGGCAATGGCTTTATAACCAAGCTCGGTACAGACGGGAAGATTACGGAACTTGAGTGGGTCAAAGGTCTTGATGCGCCTAAAGGAATGGGAATTGTTGAAAATAAATTATATGTCTCGGATATAAATAAAGTTGTTGTTATAGATATTTTATCTGGTAAGATTGAAAAATCTTTTACCATTGAAGGAGCTGTTTTTTTGAATGATATTACCACAGATATCTCTGGCAATGTATACATTTCTGATTCTTCAAATAAAAAGATTTATCTTCTAAAAGATGGTACTACAAGCTTATGGCTTGAAAACAATGTATTTGAAAAGCCGAATGGTTTGCTTGCACTTAAAGATGGCTTAAGGGTTATTGATATGAAAGGTGGTAAGTTTTATAATGTTTCCTATGATAAGAAAAATACTGAAGTAATCGCTGAGAATATTCCTTCAGGAGATGGTATCGTTGAAATCAATAAAGGTGCTTATTTGATTTCGAACTGGAACGGGGAGGTCAATTATATTAAAGGTAAAACGGTCAGCAAGTTACTTGATACAAAAGATGAAAAAATTAATGCTGCTGACATCTGGTATGTCCCTCAGCAAAAGTTGGTATTAGTTCCGACTTTCTTTGGGAATAAATTGGTGGCATATACTTTTATTGACAAGTAA
- the mutS gene encoding DNA mismatch repair protein MutS: protein MSETKSFSETPLMKQYNAIKAKHPGALLLFRVGDFYETFGEDAIKASKILEITLTKRGNGTASEVALAGFPHHSLDTYLPRLVRAGQRVAICDQLEDPKMVKGIVKRGVTELVTPGVSFNDHVLEVKRNNYLASVQFGKDFTGISFLDISTGEFLTAQGDNSYIEKLLINFNPSEIIYSKAKKQLFEQHFGDKYNTYCLDEWVYSYDYGYDLLTKHFGTSSLKGFGVENLPEGIVAAGAVFYYLAETEHKEVKHIVNLSRIEEEKYMWLDRFTARNLELVYPQNAEAIPLIQILDKTLTPMGGRMLKKWMLLPLKEKKPIEERLNVVDAMVKDEDLLKGLTQELRHIGDLERLISKVAVRRVNPREMLQLKRALEHIRPVKAILEQSSIEALKKLAEQLNNCELLTEKISKEIKNDPPVVTNQGNIIQDGINQELDDLRKIAFSGKDYLIQIQQREVERTGISSLKIAYNKVFGYYLEVTNAHKDKVPADWIRKQTLVNAERYITEELKNYEEKILNAEDKIFQIEQRLFNEMVIFAEDYVLPVQQNARAIAVIDCLASFAQTAVSNNYVKPTINESKGLVIKEGRHPVIEQQLPPGESYVPNDIFLDDSSCQIIIITGPNMAGKSALLRQTALIVLLAQIGSFVPASSAEIGLVDKIFTRVGASDNLSKGESTFMVEMTETASILNNLSERSLVLMDEIGRGTSTYDGISIAWSIVEYLHSHPKYRAKTLFATHYHELNQLANDFPRIKNFNVSVKEVGNKVVFMRKLKEGGSEHSFGIHVAQMAGMPNPVVLRANEIMHHLEKEKVSNNSDDKIKDIPKNNFQLQLFEPSDPGFEKARELLKKIDINTISPVEALLKLNEIKLMLTEKESSIK, encoded by the coding sequence ATGAGTGAAACCAAATCGTTTTCAGAGACACCTCTGATGAAGCAGTATAATGCTATAAAGGCAAAACATCCGGGAGCTTTATTACTTTTCAGGGTTGGTGACTTTTATGAAACATTTGGAGAAGATGCCATTAAAGCAAGCAAAATCCTTGAAATAACGCTGACTAAAAGAGGCAATGGAACAGCTTCTGAAGTAGCACTTGCCGGATTTCCTCATCATTCTCTTGATACATATCTTCCAAGGCTGGTTAGAGCAGGACAACGTGTAGCCATATGCGACCAACTTGAAGACCCGAAAATGGTCAAGGGTATTGTGAAAAGAGGCGTAACAGAACTGGTAACCCCAGGTGTATCTTTTAATGATCATGTACTAGAGGTTAAAAGGAACAACTATCTTGCTTCTGTTCAATTCGGAAAGGACTTTACAGGGATATCATTCCTGGATATTTCAACGGGAGAGTTTCTGACAGCTCAGGGAGATAATTCTTACATAGAAAAGCTTCTGATTAACTTCAACCCATCAGAAATAATTTATTCCAAGGCAAAAAAACAATTGTTCGAGCAACATTTCGGAGATAAGTATAACACTTATTGCCTGGACGAATGGGTTTATTCTTACGATTATGGATACGATCTTCTCACCAAACACTTTGGCACTTCTTCATTAAAGGGATTTGGAGTTGAAAACCTTCCGGAAGGTATCGTTGCTGCCGGCGCTGTATTTTATTATCTCGCAGAAACAGAGCATAAAGAAGTAAAGCACATTGTAAATCTCTCAAGAATTGAAGAAGAAAAATACATGTGGCTCGACCGCTTCACAGCAAGAAATCTTGAGCTTGTATATCCGCAGAATGCAGAAGCAATCCCTTTAATCCAAATTCTTGATAAGACACTTACTCCCATGGGAGGAAGAATGCTTAAGAAATGGATGCTTCTTCCATTGAAGGAGAAGAAACCGATTGAGGAAAGACTAAATGTGGTTGATGCCATGGTTAAGGATGAAGACCTGTTAAAAGGCCTTACCCAGGAGCTAAGACATATTGGAGATCTTGAAAGACTCATTTCAAAAGTAGCAGTGCGCAGGGTTAATCCCAGAGAAATGCTACAATTGAAAAGAGCACTCGAGCACATCAGGCCGGTAAAAGCAATTCTTGAGCAAAGCAGTATTGAAGCTTTAAAGAAACTGGCTGAGCAGTTAAACAACTGCGAACTGCTTACGGAAAAAATAAGCAAAGAAATCAAGAACGATCCACCTGTTGTTACTAACCAGGGAAACATTATACAGGATGGCATAAACCAGGAGCTGGACGATTTAAGAAAAATTGCCTTCAGCGGAAAAGATTACCTCATACAGATTCAGCAAAGAGAAGTAGAACGTACAGGTATCAGCTCTCTTAAAATTGCTTACAACAAAGTATTCGGATATTACCTTGAAGTTACAAATGCTCACAAAGACAAGGTTCCTGCTGACTGGATCAGGAAGCAGACACTTGTAAACGCAGAAAGATATATCACAGAAGAGCTGAAAAATTACGAAGAAAAGATCCTTAATGCCGAAGACAAGATCTTTCAGATTGAGCAGCGTTTATTCAATGAAATGGTGATCTTTGCAGAAGATTATGTACTGCCGGTTCAGCAAAATGCAAGGGCTATAGCTGTGATTGATTGTCTTGCTTCATTTGCACAAACTGCTGTTTCAAATAACTATGTAAAACCAACCATAAACGAAAGTAAGGGACTTGTAATCAAAGAAGGTCGTCACCCTGTAATTGAACAGCAACTTCCTCCGGGAGAGTCTTATGTTCCTAACGATATTTTTCTTGATGACTCAAGTTGCCAGATCATCATCATTACAGGACCAAACATGGCGGGTAAGTCTGCTTTGCTAAGGCAGACAGCCCTTATAGTATTACTTGCTCAAATCGGAAGTTTTGTGCCTGCTTCATCAGCGGAGATTGGCTTGGTTGATAAAATATTTACACGTGTAGGCGCTTCCGATAATTTATCTAAAGGGGAATCTACCTTCATGGTGGAAATGACAGAAACAGCAAGTATTCTCAATAACCTTAGTGAAAGAAGTCTCGTGCTGATGGATGAGATCGGAAGAGGTACAAGCACCTATGACGGGATATCAATAGCCTGGTCAATAGTCGAATACCTTCATAGCCATCCGAAATATAGGGCCAAAACTTTATTTGCTACACACTACCATGAGCTGAATCAACTTGCTAATGATTTCCCGAGAATTAAGAATTTCAATGTTTCAGTAAAAGAAGTCGGCAACAAAGTCGTCTTTATGCGCAAACTTAAAGAGGGAGGCAGTGAACACAGCTTTGGTATTCATGTAGCTCAAATGGCCGGTATGCCAAACCCGGTTGTATTAAGAGCAAACGAAATTATGCACCACCTTGAGAAAGAAAAGGTGAGCAACAATAGTGACGATAAAATTAAAGACATTCCAAAGAACAACTTTCAACTACAACTATTCGAGCCCTCAGATCCGGGATTTGAGAAAGCAAGAGAATTGCTTAAAAAAATAGACATTAATACTATTTCTCCAGTGGAAGCGCTATTAAAGCTTAATGAGATTAAACTCATGCTGACAGAGAAAGAATCAAGTATAAAATAA